In Cytobacillus oceanisediminis, the following proteins share a genomic window:
- the sda gene encoding sporulation histidine kinase inhibitor Sda, with the protein MKIMSNEQLVVSYRDALKSGSEKEWIRILKTEIQKRGLKPFKE; encoded by the coding sequence ATGAAAATTATGAGTAATGAACAGCTGGTCGTCTCGTATCGTGATGCATTGAAGTCAGGGTCTGAAAAGGAATGGATTAGGATATTAAAGACGGAGATTCAAAAACGGGGATTGAAGCCGTTTAAAGAGTAA
- the odhB gene encoding 2-oxoglutarate dehydrogenase complex dihydrolipoyllysine-residue succinyltransferase — MAEIIVPELAESITEGTVAQWLKQPGDTVNKGDYVVELETDKVNVEIISEHSGVLQEIKAQEGDTVNVGETIAIVNESGQAAPAPEKAEEKPEAPKAEQPKAEDQPAQPAAEEKAGGQRPIASPAARKLAREKGIDLSQVPTADPLGRIRTQDVESFNPNQAKQQAQPQKPAAASKPAEQQAGGKEVERIKMSRRRQTIANRLVEVQQTAAMLTTFNEVDMTNVMNLRKKRKDKFFEENDVKLGFMSFFTKAVVAALKKNPYLNAEIQGNEIVLKKFYDIGIAVSAPEGLVVPVVRDADRKNFAEIEKDIMDLAIKARDNKLALSDLQGGSFTITNGGVFGSMMSTPILNGPQVGILGMHSIQLRPVAIDAERMENRPMMYIALSYDHRIVDGKEAVTFLKRVKELIEDPESLLFEA, encoded by the coding sequence GTGGCAGAAATCATAGTTCCAGAATTGGCGGAATCCATTACAGAAGGTACGGTGGCACAGTGGCTAAAACAGCCTGGTGACACTGTAAATAAGGGTGACTATGTTGTAGAACTTGAAACTGATAAGGTAAATGTTGAAATAATCTCTGAACATAGCGGTGTTTTACAGGAAATCAAAGCCCAGGAAGGCGACACGGTTAATGTAGGTGAAACCATTGCTATCGTTAATGAAAGCGGACAAGCTGCGCCTGCTCCAGAAAAAGCGGAAGAAAAGCCTGAGGCGCCTAAAGCTGAACAGCCTAAAGCAGAGGATCAGCCCGCACAGCCAGCTGCTGAAGAAAAAGCTGGCGGACAGCGTCCGATCGCTTCTCCGGCAGCACGCAAGCTGGCAAGAGAAAAAGGGATTGACCTAAGCCAGGTGCCGACTGCTGATCCACTGGGCAGAATCAGAACCCAGGATGTTGAGTCCTTCAATCCAAATCAAGCAAAACAGCAAGCTCAGCCGCAAAAACCGGCAGCAGCTTCAAAACCTGCAGAACAGCAGGCCGGCGGAAAAGAAGTGGAACGAATCAAAATGTCCCGCCGCCGACAGACAATTGCAAACCGCCTTGTAGAAGTTCAGCAAACTGCAGCGATGCTGACTACATTCAATGAAGTGGACATGACAAATGTGATGAACCTTCGCAAGAAGCGCAAAGATAAATTCTTCGAAGAGAATGATGTTAAACTTGGTTTCATGTCATTTTTCACAAAAGCGGTAGTTGCAGCCCTTAAGAAAAATCCTTATTTAAATGCTGAAATTCAAGGCAATGAAATTGTCCTTAAAAAATTCTATGACATAGGTATTGCCGTGTCAGCACCTGAAGGTCTTGTAGTTCCGGTTGTACGTGATGCAGACCGCAAAAACTTTGCAGAAATCGAAAAGGATATCATGGACCTTGCAATTAAGGCCAGAGACAACAAACTTGCCTTATCAGACCTGCAGGGTGGAAGCTTCACTATCACAAATGGCGGTGTATTTGGCTCCATGATGTCTACGCCAATCTTGAACGGACCACAGGTTGGTATTCTTGGAATGCATTCCATTCAATTGCGCCCGGTTGCAATTGATGCTGAAAGAATGGAAAACCGTCCAATGATGTATATCGCACTCTCCTATGACCACCGTATTGTTGATGGAAAAGAAGCTGTAACATTCCTGAAACGCGTCAAGGAACTGATTGAAGATCCAGAAAGCCTTCTTTTTGAAGCATAA
- the sucA gene encoding 2-oxoglutarate dehydrogenase E1 component codes for MKKPSNGEGPFEQGFHGPNLGYVIELYERYLEDPSSIDPEMKDYFERNGSPLASEGTPQMASSANQPMNAGQLEKTLAAIRLADNIRTYGHLAADIYPLGNNKSESALFELSKYGLTENDLKEIPAGVITKDATYPLRNGLEAIEFLKSAYMGPIAFEFQHIFDENEKDWLRRKIGANSHKLSMQKAEKLKVLRRLTEVEEFEKFLHKTFVGQKRFSIEGLDTMVPLLDEIVSESVSDGAKTINIGMAHRGRLNVLAHVLGKPYEMIFAEFQHAPNKELVPSEGSIGINYGWTGDVKYHLGLDKQIKDENTTIARLTLANNPSHLEFVGSLVEGYTRASQDNRTKAGYPEVDPKAALAIIIHGDAAFPGQGIVAETLNLGQLTGYNTGGSIHIIANNTIGFTTESHDSRSTRYASDLAKGYEMPILHVNADEPEAVVAAARIACEYRAKFQKDFLIDLIGYRRFGHNEMDEPMTTNPLMYNIIRKRPTVKALYADKLLNEKIISKEEAEGIHHEVLEKMKAAYEKVPNEKKEAELTNPPETVEKGLPKIKTAVSVDKLKQINEELLKWPEDFKVFDKLGKILQRRLEALEGDGKIDWGLAETLAFATILSDGTPVRLTGQDSERGTFAQRNVVLHDHTTGKAYSPLHKLSTAKASFAVHNSPLSEAAVVGFEYGYNVFAPETLVLWEAQYGDFANAAQVMFDQFIAAGRAKWGQKSGLVMLLPHGYEGQGPEHSSARLERFLTLAAENNWTVANLSSSAQYFHILRRQAAILGKEEVRPLVIMSPKSLLRNPNVASNGLELSEGEFKSVMEQPGLGQNHEKVKRIILGTGKITIDLSENLKNYQDQDWFHILRVEEIYPFPMDQIKEILTRYPNVEEIVWIQEEPKNMGAWNFVEPRLKEIAGSDIDVTYIGRRRRSSPAEGDPTVHKKEQARIIDETLSQSNGQ; via the coding sequence ATGAAAAAGCCATCGAATGGTGAGGGACCTTTTGAACAAGGATTTCATGGCCCCAACCTTGGCTACGTTATTGAACTATATGAAAGATACTTAGAGGATCCATCTTCTATCGATCCTGAAATGAAAGACTACTTTGAAAGAAATGGTTCCCCTCTAGCGAGTGAAGGAACTCCGCAAATGGCTTCATCAGCAAATCAGCCAATGAATGCCGGACAGCTTGAAAAAACACTTGCTGCAATTCGCCTTGCTGATAATATCCGCACATATGGCCACTTGGCTGCAGATATTTATCCGCTGGGTAACAATAAATCTGAAAGTGCATTATTCGAACTGAGCAAATATGGCTTAACTGAAAATGATTTAAAAGAGATTCCTGCTGGGGTCATTACTAAAGACGCCACATATCCATTACGCAACGGACTTGAAGCAATTGAATTCCTGAAAAGCGCTTATATGGGACCAATTGCGTTTGAATTCCAGCATATATTTGATGAAAACGAAAAAGACTGGCTTCGCCGTAAAATAGGGGCCAACAGCCACAAACTGTCAATGCAGAAGGCGGAAAAACTGAAAGTTTTAAGAAGACTGACTGAAGTTGAGGAATTTGAAAAGTTCCTTCATAAAACATTCGTTGGACAGAAAAGATTCTCAATTGAGGGTCTTGATACAATGGTTCCTTTACTGGATGAAATTGTTTCTGAATCCGTTTCTGATGGAGCCAAAACGATTAATATCGGCATGGCCCACCGCGGAAGGTTAAATGTTCTTGCACATGTGCTTGGAAAGCCGTATGAAATGATCTTCGCGGAATTCCAGCATGCGCCAAATAAAGAATTGGTTCCTTCCGAAGGATCTATCGGAATTAATTATGGCTGGACAGGCGACGTTAAATATCACCTTGGTCTTGATAAACAGATCAAAGATGAGAATACGACCATAGCCAGACTGACATTAGCAAACAATCCGAGCCATCTTGAATTTGTAGGTTCACTGGTTGAGGGCTACACCAGAGCTTCACAGGATAATAGAACAAAGGCCGGTTATCCTGAAGTAGATCCAAAAGCTGCTTTAGCCATTATCATTCATGGAGACGCAGCATTCCCAGGACAGGGAATTGTAGCAGAAACACTGAACCTAGGGCAGCTGACTGGCTATAATACGGGCGGTTCAATCCATATCATTGCCAATAACACAATTGGTTTCACAACAGAATCACATGATTCACGTTCTACCAGATATGCAAGTGATCTTGCCAAAGGGTATGAAATGCCAATTCTTCATGTGAATGCAGATGAACCTGAAGCAGTAGTCGCAGCGGCAAGAATTGCTTGTGAATATCGTGCTAAATTCCAAAAAGATTTCCTTATCGACTTAATCGGATACCGCAGATTTGGGCACAACGAGATGGACGAGCCTATGACGACTAATCCTCTTATGTATAACATTATTCGCAAGCGACCAACCGTGAAAGCGCTGTATGCTGATAAGCTTCTAAATGAAAAGATCATTTCCAAAGAGGAAGCAGAAGGCATTCATCATGAAGTACTGGAAAAAATGAAGGCTGCCTATGAAAAAGTGCCAAATGAAAAGAAAGAGGCGGAGTTAACCAATCCACCTGAAACAGTCGAAAAGGGTCTGCCAAAAATTAAAACAGCTGTGTCTGTCGATAAATTAAAGCAAATTAACGAAGAATTATTAAAATGGCCAGAGGATTTCAAAGTGTTTGATAAACTCGGCAAAATTTTACAGCGCAGATTGGAAGCGCTTGAAGGAGACGGCAAGATTGATTGGGGACTTGCCGAAACACTGGCTTTTGCAACCATTTTATCTGATGGTACCCCTGTCAGACTGACTGGCCAGGATTCCGAGAGAGGTACATTTGCACAAAGAAACGTTGTTCTGCACGATCATACAACTGGAAAAGCGTATTCACCTTTGCACAAGCTTTCAACTGCCAAGGCATCTTTCGCTGTGCATAATAGCCCATTATCTGAAGCTGCTGTCGTAGGCTTTGAATATGGATATAATGTATTCGCTCCGGAAACACTTGTTCTATGGGAAGCTCAGTATGGTGATTTTGCCAATGCGGCACAGGTAATGTTTGATCAGTTTATTGCTGCTGGCCGTGCGAAATGGGGCCAAAAATCAGGTCTTGTCATGCTTCTTCCACATGGCTATGAAGGACAGGGACCTGAACATTCAAGTGCACGCCTGGAAAGATTCCTGACTCTTGCAGCAGAAAACAACTGGACAGTTGCCAATCTTTCTTCTTCAGCACAGTACTTCCATATCTTAAGAAGACAGGCTGCCATTCTCGGAAAAGAGGAAGTTCGCCCGTTAGTGATCATGTCTCCTAAGAGTCTGCTGCGCAATCCGAATGTCGCTTCAAATGGACTGGAATTGAGCGAAGGAGAATTCAAGTCTGTTATGGAACAGCCTGGCCTTGGTCAAAATCACGAAAAAGTTAAACGCATCATTCTTGGAACAGGTAAAATCACAATTGATTTATCCGAAAACCTGAAAAACTACCAGGATCAGGATTGGTTCCATATTTTACGTGTGGAAGAAATCTATCCGTTCCCAATGGATCAAATTAAAGAAATTTTAACGCGCTATCCGAATGTGGAAGAAATCGTCTGGATTCAGGAAGAACCAAAAAATATGGGTGCATGGAATTTCGTTGAACCTAGACTGAAAGAAATTGCCGGAAGTGATATAGACGTCACCTATATTGGAAGAAGACGACGTTCAAGCCCTGCTGAAGGTGACCCGACTGTTCATAAGAAAGAACAAGCACGCATAATAGATGAAACCCTATCGCAGTCTAACGGGCAGTAA
- a CDS encoding H-type small acid-soluble spore protein, whose translation MNIGRAKEIAESAEMYSVTFNGIPIIIQHVDEQTKTARIYTKADSEKEMDVPVNDLIEE comes from the coding sequence ATGAATATTGGCAGAGCAAAAGAGATTGCTGAGTCTGCTGAAATGTACAGTGTTACTTTCAATGGCATCCCGATCATCATTCAGCATGTAGATGAGCAGACTAAGACAGCACGTATATACACAAAAGCAGATTCTGAAAAAGAAATGGATGTGCCGGTTAACGATTTGATTGAAGAATGA
- a CDS encoding methionine biosynthesis PLP-dependent protein: MYKIDTRLAQIGNRSESATGAVNPPVYFSTAYRHEGIGQSTGFDYSRTGNPTRQLLEKAIADLEEGDQGYACSSGMAAILTILSLFKSGDEWIVSKDLYGGTYRLLEQGFKKWGLQSKYVNTSNPEDVENLITEKTKAIFLETPTNPLMEQTDIQLIADIAQKHNILLIVDNTFYTPLLQQPLKLGADIVIHSATKYLGGHNDVLAGLIVAKGKELCEALAMNHNAAGAVLSPFDSWLLIRGMKTLSLRMERHGENAKELAEFLSGHDAVTDVLYPGKGGMISFRIKDESWVNPFLQSLSLISFAESLGGVESFITYPATQTHADIPEEIRIETGVCNRLLRFSVGIENAEDLKADLEHAFAKVVKEAVR, encoded by the coding sequence ATGTATAAAATTGACACCAGATTAGCGCAAATCGGAAACAGGAGTGAGTCAGCAACAGGTGCAGTCAATCCGCCTGTATATTTTTCCACGGCATATCGCCATGAAGGCATTGGCCAGTCAACTGGCTTTGACTATAGCAGAACAGGCAATCCCACCCGCCAGCTGCTTGAAAAGGCAATCGCCGATCTGGAAGAAGGCGATCAAGGCTATGCCTGCAGTTCTGGAATGGCTGCAATTCTTACTATACTGTCTCTTTTTAAATCCGGAGATGAATGGATTGTATCCAAGGATTTATATGGCGGTACATATCGTCTGCTAGAACAGGGCTTCAAGAAGTGGGGACTTCAGAGCAAATATGTAAATACCAGCAATCCCGAAGATGTTGAAAATTTAATCACGGAAAAGACCAAGGCAATATTTCTGGAGACTCCAACTAATCCTCTGATGGAACAGACTGACATTCAATTGATAGCAGACATTGCCCAAAAGCATAATATCCTCCTTATCGTTGATAACACGTTTTATACCCCTCTCCTTCAGCAGCCGTTAAAGCTTGGAGCTGATATTGTCATCCATAGTGCAACAAAGTATCTTGGCGGGCATAATGATGTCCTTGCAGGATTAATTGTTGCAAAGGGCAAAGAGTTATGTGAGGCACTGGCTATGAACCACAATGCCGCAGGGGCTGTCCTTAGCCCTTTTGATTCATGGCTGTTGATCAGAGGCATGAAGACACTCTCTCTCCGCATGGAACGGCATGGAGAAAATGCGAAGGAATTAGCAGAATTTTTATCGGGCCACGATGCAGTAACCGATGTCCTTTATCCTGGCAAGGGAGGCATGATATCTTTCCGAATCAAGGATGAATCCTGGGTGAATCCATTTCTGCAGAGCCTCTCCCTTATCTCCTTTGCTGAAAGCCTTGGCGGAGTCGAGAGTTTCATAACTTATCCAGCAACACAGACACATGCGGACATCCCTGAAGAAATCCGCATTGAAACCGGTGTCTGTAATAGGCTTCTGCGTTTCTCGGTTGGAATCGAAAATGCAGAAGATTTGAAGGCGGATCTTGAACATGCTTTTGCAAAGGTTGTTAAGGAGGCAGTACGATGA